TTGGTAGATGAATTTGAAGATATCACTTCTGGTCGATTAAGCAAAAAGGAACAAGATAACTATACCCAGAACTTAAGAACATTGATTGACAAAGAGAGACGTTGGTGTGTACTTTTTGCTATGACAAGTAATGCACTTGAAGATATTGCCAGATTATCTCCTCCTTTATATGATAGATTAACTGATAGGAAAATTCTAATTCAAAGGATAACAAATGAGCAAGCTAGAGTTATTACATATAGTTATTTAAGTACGGCACGGAAAGATGAAGCAGACTCTATAGTTGACTCCAATATGAATTTGTATCCATTTACAATTGATGCTATTGATGAGGTGAACAATAAGTCTCTGGGTTCTCCAAGAATTTTCCTAAGAAGTATGTATCAAATACTTGAAAGAGCCGTAGAGTTTAAAAGTACTATTAAGCTAATTGATAAAGATTTTATAACAAAACACCTAGACTGGATATAGAATGATACCTGAAGACTTTAAAATTAAAGTAGCATTAGATACAAATGTGTTAGCATATTTAATTGATAATACCTATCCCAATTTAACTAAATTCATTAAGAAGTTGTCTGAATCTGATTTTATTGAGTTAATCTGCTCAAGATTCTCGATATATGAATTTATAGGTGTTAGAAAGCTTGAAAACTATCTCCGAGAATTCGTTGCTCATAGTCATCAACAAAATGGTGTTGTTAATTTTAGCTCAGCTTTAAAATATAAAAATGATTTCAATTTCCCAGAATTACCATATTCTTCTGTTTCAAATACTGTAAGGGATAGTGTTGAAAATGAATTAAATAAGCTTTTGGATGACTTTGGAATAACCTATGAGAACGTCGACATTCATGCAGGACTATGGAATCCACATAAAGATTTGGTACTACTATCTAAAATATCAAAAGAAGATAGTCTATTGATTCTTTCATGCTGTTATCCTGAATTAATGAAGAAACAAGATTATGTTGTTTTTTTTACAAATGATAATCAGATGAAGAGAGCAATCGATGAAAATATTGTCACTGATGTTTTTGAGAGTAACGCTATAGCTCGACCACAAACTATATTATTAAGTAATATCGTAAGTGGAATAGATAGTGATTTAACTAAGACTACAGAAAACGATGGGTTACAAATCGATGATATAATAAAGTCATTCATCATAGAACATGTACAAAAAAAATGTAAAAATCTTTTTCTAGGTTCTATTACAAAGCCATCCAGTAGGTTTAACGGAGAACTTCTATGCTTTAAAATATCCTCGGATACTATTACCTTACCTAATGATGTATTTTTATCGATATTGGATGTTGAAAACTTAAAGTTTTATCATCATAACCAAAAATTTAAAGATTTTCATTGTGACGGAAAATCGATTGATAATTATCCTGCAACTTTGAATAATAATAGTATTGTATCAGTTAAATATATTATTCCACAAGTCAATACTGATAATCAACAAGGCAATACTTATAATCAATATGTAAAAACAGGAAATTATGTTTTTCTACATCCAGACAATTGATTTTTGTAATTTAATTGGAAAAAAATAATAATACACAATTCTATTCTAATAATAGAAATTAGAGATGTGTCAATCCTTTTATTTTAAGTTAACTCTAAATGAAGTGATTGACACATTTCTTGGTTCAAGAGAAATAAGAAAATTTATTTTACCCTATTCGAAATACAATTTTTAAAAACTATATCTATTTTTAAAGTTTTGATGATTTCTATTTCTTTCAAAATATCTTACATCATCTTGGTAAAGCTGATGATTTCAGAATGTAAGGTACTACTGTCCTAGCGCAGCTACCATTGATAGTTATCCCCCCATTTATAAACAAGTCTACCATCATACAAGTAACCATACTCAGTGGTCTTATTGGTATCTATTTTATAAGCGTAAATATCGTTCCCTGCATAAACAGCTAAAACCGTATTGGTATCTACTCCATATTCATTGTAATTGTACATATATGATGCAGAAAATGGTTTTGTATCGTATACCCAGACACCATCCGATCGATATTTATATACGATTGTACCGTCCTCTAAAAAACCTATTGCCATAGGATGTGATACAAACTCTTGAGCAGACTTACCATCTTTTTGACCATATACACTTCTACCTTGATTACAAATACCATATCAGAGGTGGGCTAAAAGGCATCAACCTCGATGCCAATAACAACCTAACCAATAGCCTATTTAGCTATAAGCTCGACTACGAAGAAGACGGTACATACTACGACGGAAATATCAGAAACCAATATTGGAAAAGTAATATCGACGGTATCCAAAGAGCCTATCAATACAACTACGACGGAGCTTCTCGTATCACCGCTGCCACTTATGGAAGTACCAAAGCAGGAGAAAACTATGCCCTAAACAATGTAAATTATGATGCCAATGGCAATATCAAAACTCTTTCAAGAAATGGAGCAACGAATACCAATTATACCAGTTTTGGCAATGTCGATAACCTAACTTACACCTATCAAACCAATTCTAATAAGCTCCTAAAAATTCAAGATGCCACCATTGGCAATCCAGACTTAGGCGATTTTAGAGATGGTACTAATACCGATAATGATTATGAATATTGGGAAGATGGTAGTCTGAAAAAGGATAAGAACAAAAAGATAGCCTCTATCACTTACAATTACCTCAAACTCCCAAAAACAATAACATTCGACAACGGAAGAACTATTACCACCCAGTATGATGCACAAGGCTCAAAACTCAAAAAAATAGATTCTAATGGCGAAACAACCGATTATGAAGAAGATGAGATTTATGTAAATGGCAGTCTCTACCAGATTTCGCACGACGAAGGACGTATCAACGCACAAGGACAGTATGAGTATAATATCACAGACCATTTAGGTAATCTAAGAGTATCACTCAAAGATTCCGCAGGCATTGCCGTACCTCTTCAAAGCCTATTCTACGACCCGTGGGGCTTGTCGATGAAAGGGATGGCAATTACACGAAATCCTGCTAATTTCAATAAATTTCAATTCTTAAATAGGGAAACGCAATTTGAAACAGGCTATATAGACTTGATGCACAGGCAATTTGCCCCCCAAACGGGACGTTTTACCTCTCAAGACCCCGTAATAGAAGGACAAGAACACTTATCATTGTATCAATATAGTTACAATAATCCGATTTTACGGTCTGACCCTGATGGTGATTGTCCTTTTTGTCCTGCTATTCCTTTCTTACCTGAAATTGGTGCAGGTGCAATTGCTGTAGGAGAATATATAGCAGGCTCTACTTTAGGTTTAGGAGTGGGAGCAGGTTTAACCAAGTTAGCAAACTCTGGTGTATTAGCATGGCGGAAATAGTGTTGTGCCATATTATGCTCAAATGAAGGCTAAACAAGCCGACAAAGGTGTGCATACGTCACATTTGCAGACTGTGCCAAAGCTTGGAACTTGTCAATGTCGTAAAACAAAGCTCTCTTCTAAATATTACTGATATGCAAACGCCCGCCAATTGCGAATTGGTGGGCGTTTTTGTATTACTAAAGGTAAATAAATTAAAAACTTAATAAACTAAAAGCTACCATTGACTAACCTTCAAAATATACTTTTAAAAGAGAAGAGGACTTAATCTCAAACAATTTATTAATGCTAATAGGTTTTTGGATAAAATCTATAACACATGGATATATTTGGGCTCTGAGTTTATCGCTTTCATCAATAGAAGACGATACAATTATTACATATATTTTACATGATAAATTATTATGTGTGATGTACTCTAAAACACCCCATCCATCTAACTCGGGCATATTTAAGTCCAAGAAGATAATATGTATATCCTCAGAGTGGTTATTTTCTGATATGTACTCTACAATACCTTTTCCGTTTAAAAATTGATTAGGTGATGGAGTAATTTCAGCTTTTTTCAATAGTAATTTATGAAGAAGTTGAATGGCACTATCATCGTCGACAATTGAAAAATGTATTTTAGTAGAAATAGTGTTGAAGTTTGGAGTGGTATTACGCTCCATATCTTGAATTATGTACGTTTTTTGTGTAATGTCCTTAATTATTTGATCTATCTCAAAAGCTGAAGATACAATGTGTTCAAGACATTTGTTTAGCTCTCTTGGATTATCGAAACCATCCTGAATCAACATGGCTAATCCCATCAGTCTAGAAAGTGGTGCTCTTACTACATGAGATTGAATCCAAGCAATTTCTTTTAGTGATTTATTTTGAATTTCGACAGCCTTAAAATACTTATTCCGTTCTGTGATATTGTGTGCAATTTCAAATATTAGGTTTTGCCCACCTACATTCAACATACAACAATATACCTCCATATCGAATATTTGACCAGTAGACGTTCGATGTTGTACCTCAAATTTTTGACGTTCTAATCTACTTAGTACTTCAAATTTACGTGTAAGATCATCGTGTGAAATATTTACATCAAGGATATTAAGTTTCAGAAAATCATCTTTCCCCCAACCGTAAAATTGAACGCAGGCCTCGTTGGCGTCGATAAACTGTCCGTTGTCTGGATTAATCAGATACATTATCGATGCACTATCTTGAAAGATGCTTCTGAAGCGATTTTCACTCTCTAATAATGCTCTCTCAGTATTTTTCCGCTCAGTAATATCTACAATTATGGCAATAAAAATTGGACTACCGTCGATTTCGATGTATTGTAAATGAACCTCTACATCATACTTAGTCCTATTTTTTCTCAAGTGTATTGTTTCAAAGATAAGTTTATCTTTTTGATGGTTTTTTAATGGCTCTATCAAGGAAAGAAACTGCTCATGACTTATCAGAGGTTTTAGATCAATAGGAGTTAGTTTTCTTAGCTCTTCTAATGTATAGCCTATATTGGCTTGAGCAGCTTGATTGACATCAATAAACTTTAAAGTATTCGCATCAAAAATAAAAATTTCATTTAGTAGATTTTCAAAAATATAGCTAAACTTAGAAATCTCATTTTGAGCAAATTTTTCTTTTGTTATGTTTTTACTAAACACAGCAACACCGACAACCTCTCCATTCACAATAATTGGGTTCATGGAAATTTCTAAGTAGAAGATTTTATCAATGGTAGGAACTGTGTCGTTAAAGTGTAAAACCTTATTTTGTAAAACTTGATAATACCTATCTCGCCAAAGATTTTTAAGGCTCTCAGGCAAGCAATCTAAGATATTAGTTCCTTTCTCTAAACGATATCCAAATGAGTAGAGAAAATCTCTATAAACAATCTCATTGGCATAGATTATTTCGTAGTCTTTGTTAATTGACCAGATACTTTCAGACGAACTATCAAGTATTGCTTTCAAATTAGCCTCACTATCTTTAAGAGCCTTTTCAGTTAATTTTAAATGCGTTATCTCAGTACTTTGACCACCTATTCCAACTATTAGGTTATTTGCATCTCTTATAGGAAATTTGACTGTCAAAAAAAGTTTATGATTCTCGCCTTGAGTAACAATGTCTTGAACACTCAGTGTTTTTTGTTCATCAATCACTAGTTTATCTAATTCAGAAAATTTCTTGGCTGTTTCATGAGGAAAAAAATCAAAGACAGTACGTCCTAAAGACTCTTCTTTTTTTAGACCAGTAAGTAACTCCCAATTTTTATTAACATTTATGTATCTACCCTCTAAATCTTTTACGTAAATAACAGAACCACTATTTTCTATTATACTTTCTAAAAGTAATTGTCCTTCTTTGATTGTGTCTAGGTCAAATTGTCTGTGTTTTATGTTCTTTAACATTTCGCCTATCAAGGTGAGTATTTGAAAGTCAAAGTCCTTAGTTCGATTAGTAGTATTGAGAAATGTAAGTCCAACAAAACCAATACATGATTCTTCAGCATATATTGGAACAGTAAAGATATTTACGTTATTATAGTTTGTGAAATATGAGTCTCCTATTTGATGCTTCTGAAAATATGATTCTATTTCGCTTATGTTACCATTTTCACCAATATTATAACTATCTAAAGGACGGTCTCCCTTTCTCCAGTGATATTGCTTTCGATAAGTACCATTTTTCGTGTCATAATAAACAACAAATAAACATTCAGCCCTCATAAATTCTCCAACTTTAGCCAATGATTCCTTAATCTTCTCTTCGACAGTATCCAATGAAATATTGATAAATGTTAAGAAGATGTGCATTAGCATCTCTTGGAGTTTATTCGAAAAGTTAAGTTTATCTATCATGACCTTTATTTCAGTAACGTCACGACGGATGCCTTCTATAGCAATAAGATTTCCTTCACTATCTCTTACTGGAACATTTCTTTGCTCTACCCAGATAATACGACCATCCTTTCTTTTCCAGCGAACAGTAACTGGGGATTGTAAATTAATATTTCCATTAATCAATGACTGAATGATTGACTTATCATCCTCATGGACGATTTTTAAACCGAGATTGGGGTCATCATAGTACTCTTTTGGAGTGTAGCCTGTGATTACAGTTACTGATGGGCTTATGTAAGAAAATTTTCTTTCAGGTAAGAGTTCATACCTGTAAATGACGTCTTGTAGATTTTCAGTGAGTCTTCGATATTTATATTCACTTTCACTAAGTGTATCAATAAATTCTTTTCGCTCAGAAATATCTGTTAATGTTGCAAATACCCTATAATCATCCTTGTCATCTGTTAAATACTCTATTTGTGTAGATATGCTCATCCATCTAATTTCTGAGCTTTCTTTGTTTTGTAGCCCAACTACTTTCTCTCGAATTTCTTGTTTTTTAACAACTGCCTGTATGATTGGAAGTTGATTAAAATCAAGTAATTGAAACGTTTCATCTACTATGTTGACATTCAAAACAAGCTCAGTCCAATATTTTATACCTTTGTTCTCTAACCCAAAAAACTTAAATGCACTTTGATTAGCCTTCAGGATCTCAGCGTTCTTATTAAGATATACTACTCCATCTGTCATGCTTTCAAAAATGTTATGATACTCTTGTTCACTAGTTCTGAGTTGATACTCCATTTGATGCCTAACTTTGACATTTTGAATTAAATCTTTCGTCAAACGGAGTAATGCAATTTCATCTGTTTCATAGACCTTTTTTTTCTTATCCGATAGCATAGACAGAAAACCAACAAGACTTGTATCTTTCTTTATAGGAAGTATTAGAATATTCTCAATTTCTAAAAGCTGTAGGCTCTTAATAAGTTCTGTATTAAAGTTAAGAGTTTCTATGTCTTCAACAAATAACAAATCCTCTTCTAATGCTTTCGGAATAAGATGTTCAATGTCAGAAACTTTAAAGGTATCAAGAATCGTGAGGTTTGTATGTTTTTCAATAACTGTTGAGGATGTCCAAGCATTGACCTCTCTGTAGTGTAACTGTGTGTTATCTATTTCGTAAAGTAATACTTGTAGGCAACCTACATAATTACCAATTGTCTCCAAAATCAAATCAACCCCATCATTATTAGAAAAAGGATAATTCATGAATTTATTCGATAACTCAATTATCGTTGTCTGAAAAAGTTCATTGCGTTTTTGTTTCTCTGCAAATTGTATTTGAATTGTAATATCTTTGGCAAGACCAACATGTCTATAAACATTTCCTGCTTGGTCATGTAATGGAAATTTTTTCAAGTTAAACCAACGTTCATTCTTTTGGACTTTAACCCTGAAGGTTTGATTGAATGGAATATAACTAGTTTTAAGGTAATTCTCTTGAGCTTCTTTTAGGGGAGGTATATCATCTGGATAAATGTATTGAGATATATGTAATAACTTACTCTCATGATTATTGATATCTTCAAAGATGTCTTTGAATTTCTTGTTACTATACAGCAACTTATCATCGTTTTCATCTCTTATCCATAAGATGTCGTTCACATTGTCTGAAATCTCTCTAAAATTCTGGAGACTTTCTAAATAAGAATTTTGAATTTTTATCCGCTCCGTTACATCTAAAAATGTGATAATACAAGTATTCATCGCAAGCATAAAGCTTACCTCACATATCTTTATCTCTTTATTTTTACAAGTTATCTGACATTCAAACGGTTGAACAATATGTTCTTTATTCAGTGTTGGATAAATATTTTCATACCAGTTTAGGTCTGCAAAATTGCGGTCAGTATCCGATGGAAAAGCACAATTCAACCAATCTGTGACACTCGAAATATCATCAGAATTATAGCCGAAAAAATTAATGAATTGATCGTTAAAAAAAAGATTATTACTTTCAAGGTTGGAGACAAGCATTGCGACTGGTGCTTGCTGAAAGAGCTGTTTACAGTCGGAAATTGTAAGCTTGTCGGAAAATTGTAATTCCTCATTATGTGGAGAGCGCATTCCTAAATCTTTAACAAATAGAGCGTAGTTCTCCTCAAATTTGTGTAGATATATTTCATGAACTCTTCCTGTGAGAATATACACTGACTCTGGAATATGAATGCATGATTTTGAGGCTATTTCAGAATTTATTTCATCAAAATTAATTCCTCTATAATCCTCAATGAGTTCGTGAAGGTTTTTGTAGTCCTCTTTATTTTTCCAAGCATTAATTTGGAAAAAACTTGACCTATCTTCAATGATTAAGTTCTTATTAAACTCTACGTACTCATAATTTAATATACTCAATTGTTGTCTATAAAAATGGTTAGTCATAACAAAATGGCGGTTTTATTATATATATGCTGAAATTATGTTGTAATTTATAATAAATATAAAATAAGTATAATTAGTGATAGGTGAAAAATTACTGATTGTTGTCATTGAATGGATATGTTCGGAAGATTTCAAAGAAGATTTCTGACTTCCAATTTAAAGCCTACCTGAGTTATTAAGTATCCATCGAACTGACCCGATATTTTATAGAGAGTACATGAAGAGGGTTTGCCAGACTCAAATTTCTTCAAAAGCTTAGCAAATTACGATTACTGTAAATTTGTGATCTTTTTAAAATAAACTTTAAGTGAAAAATATTACGTTTTTAAACGTTTAATCTGTACATATAGTCAAAACAAAAATGTAAAGTCATGCTAACCATTTCAAAAAATCAGCAAAAATTTATTGATTTATTCATACTTGATACATATCATTCATTTTCAGATGAAGAACAGCTTGAACTTGACGATAGTGAAGATGCAGGGGAGAGTAAAATAATCAAACGATAATTAGAAAGTTTTCATAAGCTTAACTTTTCTGAGGAATTACATTATTTAATGAAATCTTGGAATTGGGACGATGGTAATGAAATCCCGACTTTGGTATTAAACCATTCAAAATGCGATTATGGAACGGCTTTAATGGTTTATTGGATGTGTGACCCCGACTACTATTTAGAACATGAGGCTAAAAACAATATTCCTGATTATCAACAAGAGGATTTTGAATTATTGAAAACAATAGAGAATCGATTGCTTAATGGATATTTTATGATTTCAAAAATCAAATTTGACCCAGCTTCTTATGCTTCCGAAAGAGGGCTAGGACATTCTTTGATTCCCAGAGAATTAAAAAAGCCATCAAATGGAGAAGAGTTTGAAAACTTGATAACATTCTCGCTTTTTTAATTTTTTGCTTAACCTACATTGTAAGCAGTATCAGCTTTTAAGTGGTTACACGCTGAATATTCCTACTTGTCAGGACTATTTTTTAGCCTCACTTTCAAATTGTTTGCCAATATTGGCATAATGTTCCGAATTATTTCTTTATTACTTTTCAGGTCTAGGGCTGAGCTTGTGGCTTAAAAACTAGGTTTCCGAAAAATTTTGCTTGTATAGTTTGATTTTGCAGGTTTCATCCAAATATATATTTACTTTGTACTAATATTATGGAGATAAAAACATTTGATACCGACCAAGAAATTCTTACATCGCTTGCTGCAAGTGATGCAAGAGCCTTTGATTTTTTGTATCAAAAGTTTTTTTCAAAATTGTACGCTGCAGCTTATAAACGATTACAAAATCGAGAACTGACCGAAGAAGTCATTCAAGATTTGTTTATTTCCTTGTGGGAACGCAGAAAAAAACTTGAAATCAATACGACTATCGAAGCCTATCTGTTTTCTTCGGTCAAGTATTTAGTCATTGCACAGTACAAAAAGAACAACTTGTTTGAACAGTACTCAAATACCATTTTTCCTGCCGAGGATAGTAATTTTACCGAGCAAATGGTTGCTTTTGATGAATTAAATGAAGCTTATCAACAAGCCTTACAAGCTTTACCTGAAAGATGCAGAGAAATATTTTTGATGAAAAGAACGGGACTATCGCAAAAAGAAATCTCTGAGCGTTTAGACATTTCAGAGAAAACCGTTGAAAACCAAATGACTAAAGCCTTAAAAATTTTGAGAGAAGCCTTGAGCGATTATACAGCTCTTTCTATTTTTTTAATACCTGTATTGCATTAACTTCAAATAGATAAAGCGATTATGTTTTATTGAAAATGTCCCCAAACAAGCTCAAAAGGCTTGTTTTTTGTTTTTTAGCCAACTGATATTTCTCACTTGATTCATAGAAGAAAAATTATTCTTAAAAAAATATTATTTCTGCATAGGGGAAAAAGGTGTGTTGTTTCACTTAGTATTTGAAAGCAAGAATAAAATGAGAATAAACCAAGAAATAATAGAACGTTACTTGAGCGACGAAGCCTCTGAGGGCGAAAGATTCTTTGTTGAAAGATGGTACGCTTCGTTTGAAAATAAACCTGACGGCTTGAGTGATTTAACCGAAGAAGAGCGAGCCGAACTTAAAAATAAAATCAAGGAGGCAATCCAAGAGCAAATTAAACACAAGGAAAAATACCATCCTCCTCGTTGGGTTTGGGCAGTGGCAAGTATGGCGGCTGTATTGGTGATTGTAGTTGGGCTATCGTTTTATTTCCTGCCAAATGACAAGGAAAAAATCAGTAAAATCAAATCGGATATTCCAATTTCCGATTGGGCAAAGTATGAAAACTCTTCTGCTAAAATTCTCAAAGTTGTTTTACCCGATGGAAGTATCGTTTTATTACAGCCCAAAACTCAATTGAGCTACAATCAATCAGACCGACTGTACAGACAAGTAAACCTAAAGGGAGAAGCTTTTTTTGATGTTAAACGAGATGAAACTCGTCCATTTTTGATTTACTCAGGCAAAATGACAACCACCGTTTTAGGTACTAGCTTCAACGTAAAGGCTTACCCAAAAATGGAAACTTTTGAGGTGTCGGTCGTTACAGGAAAAGTATCAGTGAAAAATGAAACAGAAAAAGAGATTATTCTACTACCGAAGCAACAAGTTGTGTTAGAAACCAAAACAGATGAAATGCAAGTAAATGTTTTGCCACCAGATAAAACCTTTTATTGGGAATTGTCATCGCTACAATTTGACGATACCAATATGGAAGATGTCGTAAAAAGCATTGAACACAATTTTAATGTACAGATTGAGCTATCACCAAAACTCCAAAAATGCCGTTTGAGCGGAAATTTTGATAACGTACATCTCTCTACGATTCTTGAAGTCATTTGCCGTTCCATAGAAGCGGAGTACGTAATTGATGGGCAAAATATTTCCCTGAAAGGAAACGGATGTCCATAACCTAGCAAACAACAAATCTATAAAAACCCCTACTGCACTCAAATCAACTTGAGTGAGCTGGGAAAACTATGTCCCAAAAAAAATTAAACAATCTAAATTTAATTAACCAATGAAAAAAATTTTAGCTTTAAAGCATAAGATGCTAACCATTATGAAAATTACGATTAGTCAATGTTTTTTATTTGCTATCTTTTCGGTGATTGCTTTAGGTACTCCGAGCAAAGCCCAGCAAATTCTTAGCAGAGAAGTATCTATCAAACTAACAAATGCAAGCTTAAAGACTGTTTTAGTAGAAATAGAAAAACAGTCGGGCGTACGTTTTGTGTATAGCAATAATACGATTCAACTTGATAAGGATGTAAGTATAGAGGTCAACCGTGAGGCCTTACATTCAGTTTTACCTAAACTTCTTTTCCCTAATCAGATTCGTTATGAAGTGGTAGAAGAGCAAATTATTTTGAAGAAAAACAAAGAACAAGCCAATGTTTTTCCCAGTGAAAAAGAAGTGGTGGTGGAAGACGAAAAAGTATCAGGCAAAATTAGCAGTGAAAAAGGCGAAGCGTTAGTGGGCGTAAGTATTTTGGTAAAAGGCACAGCAAGAGGTACTGTTACCGATGCTGAAGGAAAGTTTAGTATTGTTGCCAATGAGGGAGATGTACTTGTGTTTTCCTTTATTGGATATAAAAAAGAAGAAATCAAAGTTAGTGCCAAACAAGTAATCGCCCTGACATTGAAAGAAGATAATGCACAATTGAGTGAAGTTGTAGTCATTGGTTCACGCTCTACGGTGGCTCGTACCAATGTTGAACGTCCCGTTCCCGTAGATGTGATTAGTGCCAAAGAATTGCAATCGACTGGGCAAACAGAATTGTCGCAACAAGTACAATTTATGTCACCTTCGTTCAATTCAGCCAAAAATGGTATCAATGGCGTTGCCAATTATGCCGACCCTGCATCTTTAAAAGGCTTATCTCCCGACCAAATGTTGGTACTCATCGACGGCAAAAGACATCACCAGTTTGCGGCACTCAACAACAACGTAACCGTTGGGAAAGGAACAGTCGTAACAGATTTAAACGCAGTACCTTCTTTGGCTTTGGAAAGAATGGAAATTTTACGAGATGGTGCCGCAGCACAATACGGCTCAGATGCCATTGCAGGTATTGCCAATTTGGTCTTGAAAAAATCTGTAAACAATGGTACAGCACAAATCCAGTATGGCGTTACTGGCGAAGGGGACGGCGGAGGCTATTCTGTGGGTTTAAACTACGGTTTTGCTTTAGGAAAAAGAGCCTCATTAAATATTACGGGTAATTATCAGGATGTAGCAGGAACAGACCGCTCAGACCCTTACAATCCTCAACCCGTCGCTGGCGGAGCTTATACGGGGATTTATACCAATGTAAAAGCAACGGATGAAGCAGCTTTAAAATCAAGAGGATATTGGGGCAATGGTACTTATGGTTCGTTTCGCCCAACAGCTTATGGAAGTAATGCCATGAAATCGGGACAAGTATTTTATAACCTCGATATTCCTTTAAAAACTGATTGGACGCTGTATTCTTTTGGTGGGTTTTCTCAGAAAGATGTATTTGCTCGTGCTTTTCTTCGTACAGCTTTGCCCACAAGTGCTACGTCTAATGTTGATTTGTATCCCGATGGTTATGTGCCAGAACTGCCCGGTACTTCGGTCGATTACTCTTCTTTTGTAGGCATAAAACGCAAAACTTTTACAGGTTGGAATTGGGATTTTAGTACAGGTTATGGTAGAAACTATTTAGACCAATCGGCTAAAAACTCTTCAAATGCTTCGATGGGGGCGGCTTCTCCCAAAGATTTTTATATCGGTAGAATTTCTTTTGGACAAAGTTTGACCGAAATCAACGCTTCTAAAACGGTGCTGGGTTTATGGAATACCAAATCTGTCAACT
The DNA window shown above is from Flectobacillus major DSM 103 and carries:
- a CDS encoding RHS repeat domain-containing protein; its protein translation is MIQTLEQTYHLFDHIHFYLDYKYHIRGGLKGINLDANNNLTNSLFSYKLDYEEDGTYYDGNIRNQYWKSNIDGIQRAYQYNYDGASRITAATYGSTKAGENYALNNVNYDANGNIKTLSRNGATNTNYTSFGNVDNLTYTYQTNSNKLLKIQDATIGNPDLGDFRDGTNTDNDYEYWEDGSLKKDKNKKIASITYNYLKLPKTITFDNGRTITTQYDAQGSKLKKIDSNGETTDYEEDEIYVNGSLYQISHDEGRINAQGQYEYNITDHLGNLRVSLKDSAGIAVPLQSLFYDPWGLSMKGMAITRNPANFNKFQFLNRETQFETGYIDLMHRQFAPQTGRFTSQDPVIEGQEHLSLYQYSYNNPILRSDPDGDCPFCPAIPFLPEIGAGAIAVGEYIAGSTLGLGVGAGLTKLANSGVLAWRK
- a CDS encoding PAS domain S-box protein, which produces MTNHFYRQQLSILNYEYVEFNKNLIIEDRSSFFQINAWKNKEDYKNLHELIEDYRGINFDEINSEIASKSCIHIPESVYILTGRVHEIYLHKFEENYALFVKDLGMRSPHNEELQFSDKLTISDCKQLFQQAPVAMLVSNLESNNLFFNDQFINFFGYNSDDISSVTDWLNCAFPSDTDRNFADLNWYENIYPTLNKEHIVQPFECQITCKNKEIKICEVSFMLAMNTCIITFLDVTERIKIQNSYLESLQNFREISDNVNDILWIRDENDDKLLYSNKKFKDIFEDINNHESKLLHISQYIYPDDIPPLKEAQENYLKTSYIPFNQTFRVKVQKNERWFNLKKFPLHDQAGNVYRHVGLAKDITIQIQFAEKQKRNELFQTTIIELSNKFMNYPFSNNDGVDLILETIGNYVGCLQVLLYEIDNTQLHYREVNAWTSSTVIEKHTNLTILDTFKVSDIEHLIPKALEEDLLFVEDIETLNFNTELIKSLQLLEIENILILPIKKDTSLVGFLSMLSDKKKKVYETDEIALLRLTKDLIQNVKVRHQMEYQLRTSEQEYHNIFESMTDGVVYLNKNAEILKANQSAFKFFGLENKGIKYWTELVLNVNIVDETFQLLDFNQLPIIQAVVKKQEIREKVVGLQNKESSEIRWMSISTQIEYLTDDKDDYRVFATLTDISERKEFIDTLSESEYKYRRLTENLQDVIYRYELLPERKFSYISPSVTVITGYTPKEYYDDPNLGLKIVHEDDKSIIQSLINGNINLQSPVTVRWKRKDGRIIWVEQRNVPVRDSEGNLIAIEGIRRDVTEIKVMIDKLNFSNKLQEMLMHIFLTFINISLDTVEEKIKESLAKVGEFMRAECLFVVYYDTKNGTYRKQYHWRKGDRPLDSYNIGENGNISEIESYFQKHQIGDSYFTNYNNVNIFTVPIYAEESCIGFVGLTFLNTTNRTKDFDFQILTLIGEMLKNIKHRQFDLDTIKEGQLLLESIIENSGSVIYVKDLEGRYINVNKNWELLTGLKKEESLGRTVFDFFPHETAKKFSELDKLVIDEQKTLSVQDIVTQGENHKLFLTVKFPIRDANNLIVGIGGQSTEITHLKLTEKALKDSEANLKAILDSSSESIWSINKDYEIIYANEIVYRDFLYSFGYRLEKGTNILDCLPESLKNLWRDRYYQVLQNKVLHFNDTVPTIDKIFYLEISMNPIIVNGEVVGVAVFSKNITKEKFAQNEISKFSYIFENLLNEIFIFDANTLKFIDVNQAAQANIGYTLEELRKLTPIDLKPLISHEQFLSLIEPLKNHQKDKLIFETIHLRKNRTKYDVEVHLQYIEIDGSPIFIAIIVDITERKNTERALLESENRFRSIFQDSASIMYLINPDNGQFIDANEACVQFYGWGKDDFLKLNILDVNISHDDLTRKFEVLSRLERQKFEVQHRTSTGQIFDMEVYCCMLNVGGQNLIFEIAHNITERNKYFKAVEIQNKSLKEIAWIQSHVVRAPLSRLMGLAMLIQDGFDNPRELNKCLEHIVSSAFEIDQIIKDITQKTYIIQDMERNTTPNFNTISTKIHFSIVDDDSAIQLLHKLLLKKAEITPSPNQFLNGKGIVEYISENNHSEDIHIIFLDLNMPELDGWGVLEYITHNNLSCKIYVIIVSSSIDESDKLRAQIYPCVIDFIQKPISINKLFEIKSSSLLKVYFEG
- a CDS encoding RNA polymerase sigma-70 factor; its protein translation is MEIKTFDTDQEILTSLAASDARAFDFLYQKFFSKLYAAAYKRLQNRELTEEVIQDLFISLWERRKKLEINTTIEAYLFSSVKYLVIAQYKKNNLFEQYSNTIFPAEDSNFTEQMVAFDELNEAYQQALQALPERCREIFLMKRTGLSQKEISERLDISEKTVENQMTKALKILREALSDYTALSIFLIPVLH